One window of the Zea mays cultivar B73 chromosome 3, Zm-B73-REFERENCE-NAM-5.0, whole genome shotgun sequence genome contains the following:
- the LOC100383931 gene encoding dynamin-related protein 3A-like isoform X1, which translates to MAEDHLSSAPSAPSAAAAAAAAAVGSSVIPIVNKLQDIFAQLGSSSTIDLPQVAVVGSQSSGKSSVLEALVGRDFLPRGSDICTRRPLVLQLVHQPRRPADAEADEWGEFLHLSGRRFYDFREIRREIQAETDREAGGNKGVSDRQIRLKIFSPNVLNITLVDLPGITKVPVGDQPTDIEARIRTMIMSYIRHKTCIILAVSPANADLANSDALQMARVADPDGSRTIGVITKLDIMDRGTDARNFLLGNVIPLKLGYVGVVNRSQQDINSDLSIKDALAREEKFFRTQPAYHGIAQYCGIPQLAKKLNQILVQHIKTVLPGLKSRISSQLTAVAKELAVYGDPVDSKAGQGAKLLNILAKYCEAFSSMVEGKNEDISTIELSGGARIHYIFQSIFVKSLEEVDPCEDVTDEDIRMAIQNATGPRSALFVPEVPFEVLVRRQISRLLDPSLQCAQFIYDELVKMSHRCLAMELQQFPILRRSMDEVIGKFLRDGLKPAENMIAHIIEMEEDYINTSHPNFIGGSKAVEQAQQQVRSAKMSAAVVRKDGVDAQASEKTQKSRAILGRSGVNGVVTDHIQSYIVYQGVRPAAEAERPGSSGSGSTSFWNQIFTSNEDRTHPPARDNTTNKSYAVPAPNLEHSFSTIQLREPPVVLKPSEHQSEQEALEIAITKLLLKSYYNIVRKNVEDLIPKAVMHFLVNHTKRALHNYLITKLYRDDLLEDLLKEPDEITIKRKQIRENLKVLQQAYKTLDEIPLDAEAVERGGYSLDSDAIGLPRAHGLSSSLHGFNDGSSPYSTPKQSRSRRSNHSGEQLPFNPNMSGNGF; encoded by the exons ATGGCCGAAGACCACCTCTCCTCCGCGCCGTCCGCCccatcggcggcggcggccgcggccgcggcggCGGTCGGGTCCTCGGTGATCCCAATCGTCAACAAGCTGCAGGACATCTTCGCGCAGCTGGGGAGCAGCTCCACGATCGACCTGCCGCAGGTGGCCGTGGTCGGGAGCCAGAGCAGCGGCAAGTCCAGCGTCCTCGAGGCGCTCGTCGGCCGCGACTTCCTCCCGCGGGGCTCCGACATCTGCACGCGCCGCCCCCTCGTGCTCCAGCTCGTGCACCAGCCGCGCCGCCCCGCCGACGCAGAGGCCGATGAGTGGGGCGAGTTCCTGCACCTCTCGGGGCGTCGCTTCTACGACTTCCGCGAAATCCGACGCGAGATCCAG GCTGAAACAGATCGTGAGGCAGGTGGTAACAAAGGTGTATCGGATAGGCAGATACGGTTGAAGATCTTTTCTCCGAATGTCCTTAACATTACTTTAGTCGATTTGCCTGGAATCACTAAGGTGCCAGTTGGTGACCAGCCAACTGATATTGAAGCCAGAATAAGGACTATGATAATGTCATACATCAGGCACAAGACATGCATCATCTTAGCTGTTTCGCCAGCAAATGCAGATTTAGCAAACTCTGATGCTCTTCAAATGGCTCGGGTTGCTGATCCTGATG GTTCTCGAACAATTGGTGTTATCACAAAG TTGGACATAATGGACAGGGGCACTGATGCCCGGAACTTTCTGCTGGGAAATGTGATCCCCTTAAAGCTTGGCTATGTTGGTGTCGTCAACCGCAGCCAGCAG GATATCAACTCTGACCTCAGTATCAAGGATGCTCTGGCTCGTGAAGAAAAATTCTTCCGTACTCAGCCA GCATATCATGGTATTGCTCAGTACTGTGGGATACCACAATTAGCAAAGAAGCTAAACCAG ATCCTGGTCCAACATATAAAAACAGTTTTGCCGGGGCTTAAGTCACGCATAAGCAGTCAGTTGACTGCTGTTGCTAAGGAGCTTGCTGTGTATGGTGATCCTGTTGATTCAAAG GCTGGCCAAGGTGCTAAGCTTTTGAACATACTAGCTAAATACTGTGAAG CTTTCTCCtcaatggtggaaggaaaaaatgAAGATATATCGACAATTGAACTCTCTGGTGGAGCAAGGATCCATTACATTTTCCAGTCTATCTTTGTCAAAAGTTTAGAG GAGGTTGATCCTTGTGAGGATGTTACAGATGAAGATATCCGCATGGCTATTCAAAATGCAACTGGTCCTAGAAGTGCTCTGTTTGTACCTGAA GTTCCATTTGAAGTCCTTGTACGTAGGCAGATCAGCAGATTGCTTGATCCAAGTCTTCAGTGTGCACAATTCATATATGATGAACTTGTAAAG ATGAGCCATCGCTGCCTTGCAATGGAGTTGCAGCAGTTTCCTATACTCCGCAGAAGCATGGATGAAGTCATTGGGAAGTTTTTGCGGGATGGACTTAAGCCAGCAGAAAATATGATAGCACACATTATTGAGATGGAG GAAGATTACATAAACACGTCACACCCAAATTTTATTGGTGGCAGCAAGGCTGTTGAGCAAGCACAGCAGCAAGTTAGGTCTGCCAAAATGTCAGCAGCGGTGGTAAGAAAG GACGGAGTGGATGCACAGGCTTCTGAGAAAACTCAAAAATCACGCGCGATCTTGGGTAGAAGTGGTGTAAATGGAGTAGTTACTGACCACATCCAG TCGTACATTGTTTACCAGGGGGTACGGCCTGCTGCTGAGGCAGAGAGACCAGGATCTTCTG GTAGTGGAAGCACATCTTTCTGGAATCAAATATTTACTTCCAATGAGGACCGAACACATCCTCCTGCAAGAGATAACACAACAAACAAATCTTATGCTGTGCCTGCACCCAATCTGGAACATTCATTCTCCACGATACAGTTAAGAGAG CCACCAGTCGTCCTGAAGCCTTCAGAACACCAGTCTGAGCAGGAGGCGCTTGAAATAGCGATCACAAAGTTGCTATTGAAGTCATATTACAATATTGTCAGGAAAAATGTGGAGGACTTAATACCAAAAGCAGTTATGCATTTCTTG GTTAATCATACAAAAAGGGCGCTGCATAATTACCTTATAACAAAACTTTATAG AGATGATCTTTTGGAAGACTTGCTCAAAGAACCTGATGAGATAACCATAAAGAGGAAGCAGATACGTGAAAATCTCAAGGTCCTTCAACAAGCTTACAAA ACTTTGGACGAGATACCACTTGACGCAGAGGCAGTAGAGAGGGGTGGATACTCCCTGGATTCTGATGCGATTGGTCTGCCAAGGGCCCATGGGCTTTCTTCATCCCTCCACGGATTCAACGATGGAAGCTCACCATATTCAACCCCGAAGCAGTCAAGGTCAAGGAGGTCAAACCATTCTGGCGAGCAGCTTCCTTTCAACCCCAATATGAGTGGCAATGGTTTTTGA
- the LOC100383931 gene encoding Dynamin-related protein 3A-like — MAEDHLSSAPSAPSAAAAAAAAAVGSSVIPIVNKLQDIFAQLGSSSTIDLPQVAVVGSQSSGKSSVLEALVGRDFLPRGSDICTRRPLVLQLVHQPRRPADAEADEWGEFLHLSGRRFYDFREIRREIQAETDREAGGNKGVSDRQIRLKIFSPNVLNITLVDLPGITKVPVGDQPTDIEARIRTMIMSYIRHKTCIILAVSPANADLANSDALQMARVADPDGSRTIGVITKLDIMDRGTDARNFLLGNVIPLKLGYVGVVNRSQQDINSDLSIKDALAREEKFFRTQPAYHGIAQYCGIPQLAKKLNQILVQHIKTVLPGLKSRISSQLTAVAKELAVYGDPVDSKAGQGAKLLNILAKYCEAFSSMVEGKNEDISTIELSGGARIHYIFQSIFVKSLEEVDPCEDVTDEDIRMAIQNATGPRSALFVPEVPFEVLVRRQISRLLDPSLQCAQFIYDELVKMSHRCLAMELQQFPILRRSMDEVIGKFLRDGLKPAENMIAHIIEMEEDYINTSHPNFIGGSKAVEQAQQQVRSAKMSAAVVRKDGVDAQASEKTQKSRAILGRSGVNGVVTDHIQGVRPAAEAERPGSSGSGSTSFWNQIFTSNEDRTHPPARDNTTNKSYAVPAPNLEHSFSTIQLREPPVVLKPSEHQSEQEALEIAITKLLLKSYYNIVRKNVEDLIPKAVMHFLVNHTKRALHNYLITKLYRDDLLEDLLKEPDEITIKRKQIRENLKVLQQAYKTLDEIPLDAEAVERGGYSLDSDAIGLPRAHGLSSSLHGFNDGSSPYSTPKQSRSRRSNHSGEQLPFNPNMSGNGF; from the exons ATGGCCGAAGACCACCTCTCCTCCGCGCCGTCCGCCccatcggcggcggcggccgcggccgcggcggCGGTCGGGTCCTCGGTGATCCCAATCGTCAACAAGCTGCAGGACATCTTCGCGCAGCTGGGGAGCAGCTCCACGATCGACCTGCCGCAGGTGGCCGTGGTCGGGAGCCAGAGCAGCGGCAAGTCCAGCGTCCTCGAGGCGCTCGTCGGCCGCGACTTCCTCCCGCGGGGCTCCGACATCTGCACGCGCCGCCCCCTCGTGCTCCAGCTCGTGCACCAGCCGCGCCGCCCCGCCGACGCAGAGGCCGATGAGTGGGGCGAGTTCCTGCACCTCTCGGGGCGTCGCTTCTACGACTTCCGCGAAATCCGACGCGAGATCCAG GCTGAAACAGATCGTGAGGCAGGTGGTAACAAAGGTGTATCGGATAGGCAGATACGGTTGAAGATCTTTTCTCCGAATGTCCTTAACATTACTTTAGTCGATTTGCCTGGAATCACTAAGGTGCCAGTTGGTGACCAGCCAACTGATATTGAAGCCAGAATAAGGACTATGATAATGTCATACATCAGGCACAAGACATGCATCATCTTAGCTGTTTCGCCAGCAAATGCAGATTTAGCAAACTCTGATGCTCTTCAAATGGCTCGGGTTGCTGATCCTGATG GTTCTCGAACAATTGGTGTTATCACAAAG TTGGACATAATGGACAGGGGCACTGATGCCCGGAACTTTCTGCTGGGAAATGTGATCCCCTTAAAGCTTGGCTATGTTGGTGTCGTCAACCGCAGCCAGCAG GATATCAACTCTGACCTCAGTATCAAGGATGCTCTGGCTCGTGAAGAAAAATTCTTCCGTACTCAGCCA GCATATCATGGTATTGCTCAGTACTGTGGGATACCACAATTAGCAAAGAAGCTAAACCAG ATCCTGGTCCAACATATAAAAACAGTTTTGCCGGGGCTTAAGTCACGCATAAGCAGTCAGTTGACTGCTGTTGCTAAGGAGCTTGCTGTGTATGGTGATCCTGTTGATTCAAAG GCTGGCCAAGGTGCTAAGCTTTTGAACATACTAGCTAAATACTGTGAAG CTTTCTCCtcaatggtggaaggaaaaaatgAAGATATATCGACAATTGAACTCTCTGGTGGAGCAAGGATCCATTACATTTTCCAGTCTATCTTTGTCAAAAGTTTAGAG GAGGTTGATCCTTGTGAGGATGTTACAGATGAAGATATCCGCATGGCTATTCAAAATGCAACTGGTCCTAGAAGTGCTCTGTTTGTACCTGAA GTTCCATTTGAAGTCCTTGTACGTAGGCAGATCAGCAGATTGCTTGATCCAAGTCTTCAGTGTGCACAATTCATATATGATGAACTTGTAAAG ATGAGCCATCGCTGCCTTGCAATGGAGTTGCAGCAGTTTCCTATACTCCGCAGAAGCATGGATGAAGTCATTGGGAAGTTTTTGCGGGATGGACTTAAGCCAGCAGAAAATATGATAGCACACATTATTGAGATGGAG GAAGATTACATAAACACGTCACACCCAAATTTTATTGGTGGCAGCAAGGCTGTTGAGCAAGCACAGCAGCAAGTTAGGTCTGCCAAAATGTCAGCAGCGGTGGTAAGAAAG GACGGAGTGGATGCACAGGCTTCTGAGAAAACTCAAAAATCACGCGCGATCTTGGGTAGAAGTGGTGTAAATGGAGTAGTTACTGACCACATCCAG GGGGTACGGCCTGCTGCTGAGGCAGAGAGACCAGGATCTTCTG GTAGTGGAAGCACATCTTTCTGGAATCAAATATTTACTTCCAATGAGGACCGAACACATCCTCCTGCAAGAGATAACACAACAAACAAATCTTATGCTGTGCCTGCACCCAATCTGGAACATTCATTCTCCACGATACAGTTAAGAGAG CCACCAGTCGTCCTGAAGCCTTCAGAACACCAGTCTGAGCAGGAGGCGCTTGAAATAGCGATCACAAAGTTGCTATTGAAGTCATATTACAATATTGTCAGGAAAAATGTGGAGGACTTAATACCAAAAGCAGTTATGCATTTCTTG GTTAATCATACAAAAAGGGCGCTGCATAATTACCTTATAACAAAACTTTATAG AGATGATCTTTTGGAAGACTTGCTCAAAGAACCTGATGAGATAACCATAAAGAGGAAGCAGATACGTGAAAATCTCAAGGTCCTTCAACAAGCTTACAAA ACTTTGGACGAGATACCACTTGACGCAGAGGCAGTAGAGAGGGGTGGATACTCCCTGGATTCTGATGCGATTGGTCTGCCAAGGGCCCATGGGCTTTCTTCATCCCTCCACGGATTCAACGATGGAAGCTCACCATATTCAACCCCGAAGCAGTCAAGGTCAAGGAGGTCAAACCATTCTGGCGAGCAGCTTCCTTTCAACCCCAATATGAGTGGCAATGGTTTTTGA